The proteins below come from a single Fusarium verticillioides 7600 chromosome 3, whole genome shotgun sequence genomic window:
- a CDS encoding phosphomannomutase yields MALASPPSYTPLQERPLKDTICLFDVDGTLTPARLDASPEILDILQKLRSKCAIGYVGGSDFAKQQEQLGKPAGQPVTALFDFCFSENGLTAFKLGEPLESNSFIKFIGEEQYKELANFVLHYVADLDIPVKRGTFIEFRNGMINISPVGRNASTQERNDFEAFDKDAKVREKFVAILKERFGHLGLTYVTIPNSPWHALISDIL; encoded by the exons ATGGCTCTCGCATCCCCTCCCTCGTACACTCCTCTCCAGGAGCGTCCTCTCAAGGACACCATCTGCCTCTTCGATGTTGACGGCACGCTCACACCCGCGCGCCTG GACGCCTCGCCCGAgatcctcgacatccttcAGAAACTTCGCTCAAAGTGTGCTATCGGATATGTTGGTGGCTCGGACTTCGCCAAGCAACAGGAGCAGTTGGGCAAGCCCGCCGGACAGCCCGTCACCGCCCTCTTcgacttttgcttctccGAGAACGGCTTGACTGCCTTCAAGCTCGGCGAACCCCTCGAGTCCAACTCCTTTATCAAGTTCATTGGCGAGGAGCAGTACAAGGAGCTTGCCAACTTCGTCCTCCACTACGTTGCTGATCTCGATATCCCCGTCAAGCGCGGCACCTTCATTGAATTCCGCAATGGAATGATCAACATTAGCCCCGTCGGTCGTAATGCCAGCACTCAGGAGCGAAACGACTTTGAGGCGTTCGACAAGGACGCAAAGGTCCGGGAGAAGTTTGTCGCTATTCTCAAGGAGCGATTCGGCCACCTCGGCCTCACGTACGTTACGATCCCTAATTCCCCATGGCACGCTCTGATCTCTGACATTCTCTGA